In the Candidatus Polarisedimenticolaceae bacterium genome, one interval contains:
- a CDS encoding ribonuclease H-like domain-containing protein, whose product MLRSSFIHVPGVGAVRERRLWDQGFTTWESFLGAHPRDPWRALIEPNLDPELAARTLPRREHWRLAPEFEGRTAFLDIETEGLDPVRDAITCVGLSDGKEAWAFVKGENLMDFPDALRPFDLIVTYNGLCFDVPVLQRAFPIVDFSRFHHIDLRYPLHRLGVKGGLKGAERQLGIARSSEIEGADGFLAVLLWREHRRGTAGARESLLRYCLEDVVHLKPLLAEVYNRFTAKLPFEVEPIRDVEEPELPWTADGDLVRRLLGVHSPAL is encoded by the coding sequence ATGCTCCGGTCGTCGTTCATCCACGTCCCGGGAGTCGGCGCGGTCCGCGAGCGTCGGCTGTGGGACCAGGGTTTCACGACCTGGGAGTCGTTCCTGGGGGCGCATCCCCGCGATCCGTGGCGGGCGCTGATCGAGCCGAACCTCGACCCCGAGCTCGCCGCGAGGACGCTTCCGCGCAGGGAGCACTGGCGGCTCGCCCCCGAGTTCGAAGGGCGGACGGCGTTCCTGGACATCGAGACCGAAGGGCTCGACCCCGTCCGGGACGCGATCACCTGCGTCGGCCTTTCGGACGGGAAGGAGGCGTGGGCGTTCGTGAAGGGGGAGAACCTCATGGATTTCCCCGACGCCCTGCGGCCGTTCGACCTGATCGTGACCTACAACGGCCTGTGTTTCGACGTGCCGGTGCTGCAGCGCGCCTTCCCGATCGTGGACTTCTCGCGTTTCCACCACATCGACCTGCGTTACCCCCTGCACCGCCTCGGGGTGAAGGGCGGGCTCAAGGGGGCGGAGCGCCAGTTGGGGATCGCCCGATCGAGCGAGATCGAGGGAGCGGACGGCTTCCTCGCGGTGCTGCTCTGGCGCGAGCATCGCCGCGGCACCGCCGGCGCGCGGGAGTCGCTCCTGCGTTACTGCCTCGAGGACGTGGTTCACCTCAAGCCGCTGCTCGCCGAGGTCTACAACCGGTTCACGGCGAAGCTCCCCTTCGAGGTCGAGCCGATCCGCGA
- a CDS encoding DCC1-like thiol-disulfide oxidoreductase family protein, whose translation MDRVLYDGDCGLCHRAVRFALRHDPDGTKFRFAPLPPDGPENSVVVITAEGRRLLRSDAVIRLLVLGGPGWSALGHALRIVPRPIRDAGYRGVARIRRRLFPRPEGSCPVIDPELRKRFEL comes from the coding sequence ATGGATCGAGTCCTCTACGACGGCGATTGCGGGTTGTGCCACCGCGCGGTGCGGTTCGCCCTGCGCCACGACCCCGACGGGACCAAGTTCCGTTTCGCGCCGCTGCCGCCGGACGGACCGGAGAACAGCGTGGTGGTGATCACCGCCGAGGGGCGGCGGCTGCTGCGGTCGGACGCGGTGATCCGGCTGCTGGTGCTGGGCGGACCGGGGTGGTCCGCGCTCGGTCACGCGCTGCGGATCGTGCCGCGCCCGATCCGCGACGCGGGTTACCGCGGCGTGGCGAGGATCCGCCGTCGGCTGTTCCCCCGTCCCGAGGGGTCCTGCCCGGTGATCGACCCCGAGCTGCGGAAGCGGTTCGAACTCTGA
- a CDS encoding thiolase family protein, translating into MRFENAFIPYGGYWSTPFCKWQGSFAHLNAISFAADTAKRFLDARGIAPTSFDGVTLGITVLQKSQLYGGPWLAAMLGGEGITGTMVSQACATGARSLATAASEVALSGDRTVLAVTADRCSNGAHVYYPNPLGPGGTGDKEDIVLDSFGNDPWARNSMIQTAENVAAEAGITREEQDDLTAIRYEQYRAALADDSAFLKRFMILPFEVKDASGRKVIGTVTGDEGVFATTRDGLRALKPVLPNGTVTFGSQTHPADGNCGAIVTTRDRAKSFSKDPSIEVRLVSYGQGRAKKGFMAMATVPAARAALESAGISLSDVKVIKTHNPFAVNDVYLARELGLAFDAFNRYGSSLIFGHPQGPTGMRLVLEAIEELALAGGGYGLFVGCAAGDTAGAVVIKVGK; encoded by the coding sequence ATGCGGTTCGAGAACGCGTTCATCCCTTACGGCGGCTACTGGTCCACTCCCTTCTGCAAGTGGCAGGGGAGCTTCGCGCACCTCAACGCGATCTCCTTCGCCGCCGACACCGCGAAGCGGTTCCTCGACGCCCGCGGGATCGCGCCGACGAGCTTCGACGGAGTGACGCTCGGGATCACGGTTCTCCAGAAGAGCCAGCTCTACGGCGGCCCGTGGCTCGCCGCGATGCTGGGCGGCGAGGGGATCACCGGGACCATGGTCTCGCAGGCCTGCGCCACCGGCGCCCGGTCCCTCGCGACCGCGGCCTCCGAGGTCGCGTTGTCCGGGGATCGGACGGTCCTCGCCGTCACCGCCGACCGCTGCAGCAACGGCGCCCACGTCTACTACCCGAATCCCCTCGGCCCCGGCGGCACGGGCGACAAGGAGGACATCGTCCTCGACAGCTTCGGGAACGACCCGTGGGCGCGGAACTCGATGATCCAGACCGCCGAAAACGTCGCCGCGGAGGCGGGGATCACGCGGGAGGAGCAGGACGACCTCACCGCGATCCGCTACGAGCAGTATCGGGCGGCGCTCGCCGACGATTCGGCGTTCCTCAAGCGGTTCATGATCCTCCCCTTCGAGGTGAAGGACGCCTCGGGCCGGAAGGTGATCGGGACCGTGACCGGGGACGAGGGCGTGTTCGCCACCACGCGGGACGGGCTGCGCGCCCTCAAGCCGGTGCTCCCGAACGGCACGGTGACGTTCGGCAGCCAGACCCACCCGGCCGACGGCAACTGCGGCGCGATCGTCACGACGCGCGACCGCGCGAAGTCCTTCTCGAAAGACCCGTCGATCGAGGTTCGTCTCGTCAGCTACGGACAGGGGCGCGCGAAGAAGGGGTTCATGGCGATGGCGACCGTCCCCGCGGCCAGGGCGGCGCTCGAGAGCGCGGGGATCTCCCTGTCCGACGTGAAGGTGATCAAGACCCACAACCCGTTCGCGGTGAACGACGTCTACCTCGCCCGCGAGCTCGGGCTCGCGTTCGACGCGTTCAATCGCTACGGCTCGTCGCTGATCTTCGGTCACCCGCAGGGCCCCACCGGGATGCGCCTGGTCCTCGAGGCGATCGAGGAGCTCGCGCTCGCGGGGGGCGGGTACGGCCTGTTCGTCGGCTGCGCCGCGGGGGACACCGCGGGGGCCGTCGTGATCAAGGTCGGCAAGTGA